The sequence GATCCAGAACTGACCCATACACTCCGTAGAATGAACAATCTACGCAATCTTGCTAATGTTGGTGATGAGATCAACCACCAACCTCCGCAACCGGTTGATGCTCATAATCAAGTGATCGTGGAGAACCCTGGTGAAGGAGCTATGAGGAGATAACCTCCTGCCCCACGCACTAAAGAGTATTATATGGGAAATGTCAACAGCGCTGACTCGGAAAAacctcttgtcctacctcctctaccacaaTGTCATTCATTCTTGGTAAgtagtagcttgatgcagatgctcaccgcTAGAGGCTTGTTTTTTGGGGCTACCATCTGAGGATCCAtatgctcacatcgccaaatTGGGGTCGGTGTgcaagagttgtgtagggaggtcAGACTTAGACATGGATGTCATCAGGTTAAGGGTGTTCCCTCTCTCGCTGACGGTAGAGGCCGCAATTTGGTTTACCGAGATGCCCTTAAACTCGATCAATACTTGGGCgcagttgagggatgtgttcctagcacgctactatccggtgtCGAAAAACCTCAACCATAAatatagagtgaacaactttgtggcattgcCTGGGGAGTCGATAAGTAGTttttgggataggttcacctcatttatgagaagtgtcccaaaccaccgcattgatgatgaatcGTTGAAAGAGTACTTATATAGTTGgcaagatgataacaataaggAAGTACACGATACTATTGCGAGTGGTTATTATGGTGAGTGCACTTATGCAGAGATCGtggagaagttggagaaaatctccgcaacaacaaggcttggagcactaggaagtcggagactggagaaacacttttgcagTGCAAGCTACAGACAACCCGGCCAGAGATTAGATTCGTgaggagatggctcaaatgaggaTTGATCTTGGGTTAGTACTGAAACATGTCACTAGGAATGCAGAGAAAGTGAATGCGGTGACTATTTGACTAAGACACCACCGCCGATAGATGAATTTCACTATGAGGAAGACTCTTATGTAGTGAATGAGAAGACGGGGGGTTTCTGACTGAATGCCCAACGCTCCAATCaagagaattggcgccaaggtcaaggaaatcaaggttggAACTATAGAAATTACAATCAAGAGGGTCActatgttcgagatggaaactacaaccgcgataACAACATCAATTGCGGTAATGATAGTAACAAAAACAATGatagtgggccctatgttccaccttaaaatcgtgaagttgctccAAGGAATGGTGGAGGtcgtatggcgcgagttgaggatatgttgcagaagatgatgaggaggtttgatgctagtgatgagaatGTCAAAGAGTTGAGACGTGATTTACCGAATATCaggcaaaaggtggatgcacatgcaatcttaatcaagcatcttgagttgcaaatgaccCAAATGTCTTCTACTGTGAACTCACGCCCACTGGGTACTCTTACTATAaatactgtccaaaatctaaaaaaatgatggacactgtatgacTGTCACTACTCGAGGTTATAAGAAAACAATTGATCCATCTATGCCGTCTTGCATAGAAGATAAGATGAGTAGGGATGATGAGGTAGCAGAAGTTAGTGGTGAGTTTATAGAAAAATCAGGGAAAGAAGCAGAGGTACTCGAAAAGGTTAGCCCCATTCCTAGTCCACCACCACCATTCCCGCCAAGGTTGGTgaaaaaagaccgaggatggtatgTACCGGccttttattactatgttgaaatagCTTTCCATCAATGCTTCTTTCATAgaagatattcaaaaaatatccGGTTACGCACTGTTCAtaaaagatatggtcactaaaaAAAGATCGGTTAGTGTTGAGTATGATGATCGGATGCAAcactgtagtgctattgctacaaggtctcttgttcAAACGAAAGAAGATCTAGGCCTCTTTCACTATTTTATGTACAATCGGGTTGTTACACATTtctaaagcattatgtgatcttggggcaagcattAATCTCATGTCGCTCTCTATGTACAAGAAGTTGGGTGTGGGTAACCCAAAGATCACAGCGATGCGGCTATTGGTGGCCGATCAaacggtgaagaggcctattgggatactccatgatgtgctagtgaaagtggagtcatttatttttgcggccaattttgtgattcttgattgtgaggtaaactttgaggtgcctattattcatGGGAGGTCGTTCTTTGGTACCGGACttgccttggttgatatggagaatGAGCAAATGAAGTTTtggttgaaaaataaagaagcgactttcaacatttgtaggtccatgaggaagagtggtgagatccaatcggtatctgcgaTATCCTACAGGGTTGAAAGTTTGTCCGAGGTACAAATACAGGAGCGCCTTGGTGTTGAGGAACTACCGgcaataattataaattttgagagttATTGTATTAAAGATTATGGGTCATTGGTTGCTGCACTTGATCGAGTGATTTTCGGTTCAAAacaaagaagttggagttagatatgaaacatcgcgagtctccacccatGAAACCATCTATGAGGAGGCCCCAAAATTTGAGCTTTAGGCTCTACTAACTCACATGAGATACGTGTTTCTTGGGGAaagatgacactttgccggtaatcatagcatcaaatttgaatttggaGCAAGTGGAGTGTCTTGTAGAGGTGTTGAAGAGGTTCACAAGAGCCATTTGTTGGACTATTGCGTACATTTTCAGGATTCCacccggtatttgttcacacaaaattcAACTTATGCCatatcataagccaagtatagAGCATCAAAGATGGttaatccacctatgcaagaggtagtgaagaaggagaatCTTAAGTGGTTGGACGACGGGGTCATATATCTGAttgccgatagtagttgggtttGTGGTGTTCAGTGTGTGCCCAAAAAAGGGGGAacgactgtggtccccaatgagaagaATGAGCTTATTCCGATGAGGCCGTTGAAAAgatggagagtttgtatggattatCGGAAGTTAAATGCATGGAGAGAGAAGTACCATTTTcttatgcccttcatggatcagatttTGGATAGGCTTGAAGAAAAGGGgaggtactattttcttgatggttattcgagTTATAACCAGATCTCTATTGCACCggaggatcaagagaaaaccaccttaaCTTGACCTTATGGAACTTTCGCGTTCAAGAAGATGACGTTTGGGTTGTGGAATGCACCAGCTACTTTTCAGAGATGTACGATTTcaatattctccgatatggtggaagacactattgaggtgtttatggataatttttGAGTGGTTGGTGAATCCTTTGTGCgttgtttgagtcacttggccgAGGTTCATAAAAGGTGAGTAGATTGCAACTTCTGTCAAATTGGgagaaatgtcacttcatggtgaaagagggtattgtattgggtcatcacATCTtagagaagggtatagaggttggtTGAGCCAAACTTGAGGTGATATACAGACTTCCTCCatccatctctgtaaaaggtatGAGGAGTTTTCTTGAGCACACGGGCTTCTACCGGAGGtttatcaaggatttttcaaagattgcacatacTCTATGCAGGTTACTTtagaaagagtgtaaattttattttgatgaatcttgtttGAAGGCATTTGGTGATTTGAAGGACaagttggtgtctgcgcccattattatttccccgGATCGGAGTAAACCATTTCAGGTGATGTGTGAGGCTAGTGGGGTTTCTCTTGGTGTAGTTTTTGGTCAATGAAGGGATAAAATCTATGATCCCATTTATTACTCTAGTAAGGCCCTTAACGAAGCTCAAAAGAACTACATTGTGACTGAGCAAGATCTCCTTGGGGTGGTTTTCACTTTCGAGAGATTTCTCTCTTATTTGCTTTGCAcgagagtcatagtgcatactgatcattctgcATTGAGATATGTGATGGCAAAAAAGGATGCGAAGCCAAGGTTAATTAGATGGGTATTAGTGTTGttagaatttgactttgaagtgaaagatagaaaaagggaccgaaaataagGTTGTCGATCACTTATCCCGATAAGAGGATAAGACTATGCAAGAGTTGGGTGAAAAAGCTGAAATTAGTGATACTTTCCCTGATAAGCATGTTTTGGCCGCTTCCCTTAAATTGATTGCATGCTTCGCACATTTTGCGAATTATTTGGCTAGTGACATATtaccatcggacttgtcctttcatcaaaggaaaaatttcatgcatgatgtgaaaaagttcttttggcaTGAGGCCAATGAGGCAGCACCAAATAGGGAACCCCGAGTGGAGGTGCAGCCGTTGGGTGAGAACCTCGCAGGTATGGTAGAGCAAGCCCAAGGGGTGATCATGATGCTTCTGAGACTACCGACACCACCCAGGTTGAGTCTGCCTAGGTCACTAGTGGAGCGCCGAGTTACTCCAGATTTACAACATCAGCAGCACTTGTCCCGATTGCTAGGGTATAGAAGCTAGAGGCCCAGATGTCCACATTgttgcatcatatccagccttggatgcaaaA comes from Solanum pennellii chromosome 1, SPENNV200 and encodes:
- the LOC107019363 gene encoding uncharacterized protein LOC107019363; the protein is MVNPPMQEVVKKENLKWLDDGVIYLIADSSWVCGVQCVPKKGGTTVVPNEKNELIPMRPLKRWRVCMDYRKLNAWREKYHFLMPFMDQILDRLEEKGRYYFLDGYSSYNQISIAPEDQEKTTLT